The DNA window atttaagcGTTAAAATAATCTGATGTCTATCCATTGTTTTCGGAATTTATTACCGTACCATTTCTTAACATTAATTAACCGCGCACTAAACCAAAGTTCGCGAATTACATTTATCATCGTTGAATTAAATTAGCGGTCCATCAATTATTCAATCAGACAAAAGAAGATTAGGAGGCCCATGATTTAAAAGAATTAAGTTGGAACggcccatctattttacaaatTCAAACCcattattccttcttcttcttctttaatttaattaatagcccAACGTCAATCTTATTCCTCTGGCCCAAAAATAATTATGAGGAGTGGCccaatttaaagaaaaaaaaagagactcCCCTCCCCCCCGAAGTCGTCTTCGCCCCCCGTCGGCCATTGCTCCGGTCGGCGCCGCCTCCGCGCTGCTGGAGCTCACTTCTGTCGTCACCGCCACTGCTCCACGGCTAGTCGCCGCCTCGCTGGCTGTTCGGCTTGAGGCGCTGCggctcgccgccgccgcctctgtCCCGTGCTGTCTCCACCATTGGTCAGCACCACCCGCCGCTGCCCCTCGACTCGCCACTGGTTCGCGGGCGGTACAGATAGGACGGCGCGGTCAGCTGCCGCCGCTGGTCTTCTACCGACGGCGAGATTCCCACCGTTGGCTCTCCTCCGCAAGTGCCGAGCAGCCCTCGCGGCCTTGCTGATACAGCCCCACTTCTCAATTGGAACAAGATAAGTTCTTTTTTCAATTCTCTATTCTACATTTAAATCCTTTTCGAAGCTACTTGGTGATTTCTTAGTCCATTAGAGAAGTTGGGAGAAAGGCAGATTTAGCAAAATCTGGGTTTTAGGCCTAAAGTTGTTAACTTATTTCTTTATGGTAGAACATGAAGAAGGGAGTGATTATTGATATTACTTAGCATGTCGATAGGGGCCTTTAAGTTCTAAAGCTTCTACATGATGCAAAAAAGGAAAGGCTTGGGGTGGAGAGCATGGTTACCTGCTGTGGAGCTATGAAGAAGGTGTGGACGAACTCCCCCTTTGCTGCTTAGTTCTTGGTCCTCACAAAACAGAAATATGCTGAATTTTTGATGTGGTGGAAGGGGAAACTTGATGTATGTGGAGGAGTTCTTATAGGCAAAGGTTGGTGTACTTTGGGAGAATTAATGGGCTGCCTATACTCTTGTTTTCATGGTCTCCCTTTGTTCTTGTACCTCCTCACTTTTAATTAAGGAATTTTGGTGTTATGCTTATGGGAAGTACTTCTTAATTTATGGTAATTGTTTGATGGTGGCAGATGGTACCAGGAGGAAGTGCAGGTTTGACTGCACAAGGGGAATATGCAGGCTCGACTTGCTCATTAAGGTAAGTCTTTAGTCTCTTGTTGGAATTGAGGTGTTGTTCTTTCTCTCCTAATAGAAGTCCCCTTTAATTTCTCTTGTCCCTTTAGCAACAAATGCTTGTTTTACTTGCAGGAGGAAGCTGCAAGTCTCGGCTGCCACCTTGTTGTCAGCCTTGGGCTTGGAGGACATAGAGGCCTGAAGTACAACTATTATGAGATTTTGTTTTTCTTAAACTCTTTGGCCCATCCAAGAGTATTTGTAATAGTAATATCCCATATTCTTTTCTTCCATTCATGTAAGACGATCATGCAAGTTAAAGTATTATTCGAGAAATATGCGAACACTTTCGTTTGGGGAGAACAACTTCATATCCTTGTACAACgttcattttatttcataacatAGATTTAATTGTTTTAGTTCGTTCGACTATTACTTTAACTTTAGTTTTGCGAACTAACAACATTAAGTACCAACAAAGGGGCAATGAGTTCCATTTAACTCAACGAAACAAGAGAGCAATAAATCTCTAGTTCGACATTAAAGAtaacgaaaaaaaaatataataaaagggGCGGGTATTACAAATATAGACGTATAGTCCTATTTCAAATTTTGTGCTAGTATCTTAACCAAATGGTTCAGCCACTTCCactttcaattttgttttaaaaaacaCGTTTCTTTGTCTTTGAGAAAATAGATTTACATTTTCATGTGATCAGAATTTATGGAAAAAAATATTACAGTAAAATGATAAAGTGATGATTCTCGTGCAATTCATGCTGAATATCAACCATGCATGAAAGTGGAAACATATTTTATGCAATTAGTCGAATCGTCGAGTGATCGGTTCTGTTCTCGGTTTAACTGAGAATCGATCGTAATAACCAATTAACCGCATTTTAATCAAGCCCAAATATTAAAACTACTATTTATCGTAATAACCAATTAAACACattcttattaaaaaaataacaaatccAATGATCTGATATATCTTTCCCCATCCAAAATATATCGTAAACTCTAGCTCTAGTAAATATATCCTGATCATCAATCTTTCATTAATTCTTCCCTTTGATTAACATTTATGTCAAAAAACCCACAACATTTTAATTCTACTCAAACCCTTGCTATAGATTATCTCTATAAAAAGAGGAATTAATATAATTGATGGCctcaacaaacaaacaaatatgAAGAACCCAATTAACATGGCATTGGCAGCAGCAATAACACTGTTAGTGGCAGTCTCTCTCCCCCATTTGGCATCCTCGTTAACGTTGTTCGATGCCGGCGTTATTCTGGACAACAATTCAGACGAAACCCTAATCGCCAGCTGCCGTTCCAACGGCGCCTTCATCGGCACCTTCACCATCCCATCTCTCGGCACTGCAGACTTCCGAACAAATGTTCTGGTGAAGCAGAGAAGCGTGGCGACGTGTTCGCTGAAGCTCGGGAAGTTGCAAGGGAGTTTCGATGTGTTTGATTGGGGGAGAGATAA is part of the Salvia splendens isolate huo1 chromosome 6, SspV2, whole genome shotgun sequence genome and encodes:
- the LOC121807948 gene encoding uncharacterized protein LOC121807948: MWWKGKLDVCGGVLIGKDGTRRKCRFDCTRGICRLDLLIKEEAASLGCHLVVSLGLGGHRGLKYNYYEILFFLNSLAHPRVFVIVISHILFFHSCKTIMQVKVLFEKYANTFVWGEQLHILVQRSFYFIT